From the genome of Virgibacillus siamensis, one region includes:
- a CDS encoding SPOR domain-containing protein yields MGKDKPIIVWMNGKKTRMNRNDDSLKKQSDSQLHQKYAAAAFEDTDDEEQIPALVRRHDTKDGDSFRPTGKFNVFKPLLIAILSALLIGTVMGVFMLNMFVDIDDSLAQQNNGIATSSIDGENTDKEDNENTPGISGTVAPIQAFVLQAGVFSGEQNASEMADSFKNAGFSAMLWQKDNQFYVFAGVASSEAEAKKLANQFSKADLDVYVKAWSTESFQLKMNGDAEKWMQQFQKQWQQAVGSLSSGESISMEDWNQLVEADLETTTEVGVFADQLDKELSAVSDNYWNKNIAMLQLWKDLSDLSAK; encoded by the coding sequence TTGGGCAAAGATAAACCAATAATCGTATGGATGAATGGAAAAAAGACACGAATGAATCGAAATGATGATTCCTTGAAAAAGCAATCAGATTCTCAGCTTCATCAAAAATATGCTGCTGCGGCTTTTGAGGATACAGATGATGAAGAACAAATACCTGCCCTTGTTCGCCGGCACGATACAAAAGATGGGGATAGTTTTCGGCCGACAGGCAAATTTAATGTATTTAAGCCATTACTGATTGCTATATTGAGCGCATTGCTGATTGGAACTGTCATGGGAGTTTTCATGCTGAATATGTTTGTCGATATTGATGATAGTTTGGCACAACAAAATAATGGCATTGCCACGTCATCCATTGATGGCGAAAATACTGATAAAGAAGACAATGAAAATACACCCGGTATAAGCGGTACAGTTGCACCAATCCAGGCGTTTGTTCTACAAGCAGGAGTTTTCAGCGGTGAGCAAAACGCCTCGGAAATGGCTGATTCATTCAAAAACGCCGGGTTTTCTGCAATGCTTTGGCAAAAGGATAACCAATTTTATGTGTTTGCGGGTGTAGCCAGCTCAGAGGCTGAGGCGAAAAAGCTTGCAAACCAATTTTCCAAAGCGGATCTTGACGTATACGTAAAAGCGTGGTCGACGGAGTCATTTCAATTAAAGATGAATGGTGATGCGGAAAAGTGGATGCAGCAGTTTCAGAAACAATGGCAGCAGGCTGTTGGTTCACTCAGTTCAGGGGAGTCCATATCAATGGAGGATTGGAACCAGTTGGTCGAGGCGGATTTGGAAACAACAACAGAAGTAGGAGTGTTTGCTGATCAGCTCGATAAGGAGCTGAGCGCTGTTTCAGATAATTATTGGAACAAAAACATTGCAATGCTGCAATTGTGGAAAGACTTATCTGATTTATCCGCGAAATAA
- a CDS encoding rod shape-determining protein, whose protein sequence is MGRFSLSQDLGIDLGTANTLVFVKNKGVVVREPTVVAKNLQTGDVEAVGSDARNMIGRTPGNISVVRPMKDGVIADYDTTAVLMKYYIKKAMKNRSFFAKKPNVMICVPSGITMVEERAVIDATKQAGAKDAYPIAEPFAAAIGAGLPVWEPTGSMIVDIGGGTTEVAIISLGGIVTSQSIRKAGDNMDEAITYYIRKHYNLMIGERSAESIKMDLGAAGEVKEDIEMDIRGRDLLTGLPKTITITAKEIAVSLRDTVDSIVNAVKSTLEKTPPELSADVVERGIVLSGGGALLRNLDKVISEETEMPVFVTDNPLDSVAIGTGKSLEYIQHFRSHPNVSSRSTE, encoded by the coding sequence TTGGGAAGATTCAGTTTATCACAGGACTTGGGGATAGATTTGGGAACGGCCAATACACTTGTTTTTGTGAAAAACAAAGGTGTTGTTGTACGTGAACCAACAGTAGTTGCCAAAAATCTGCAAACTGGTGATGTTGAAGCAGTGGGCAGTGATGCACGGAATATGATCGGACGGACACCGGGGAATATTTCAGTTGTGCGTCCTATGAAAGATGGTGTCATAGCTGACTATGATACGACAGCGGTTTTGATGAAGTATTATATAAAAAAAGCGATGAAGAACCGTTCATTTTTCGCCAAAAAACCGAATGTTATGATATGTGTTCCATCAGGCATAACAATGGTTGAGGAACGCGCTGTTATAGATGCCACCAAACAGGCAGGGGCAAAGGATGCATATCCGATTGCTGAACCCTTTGCAGCGGCAATTGGTGCAGGATTGCCTGTTTGGGAACCGACCGGAAGCATGATTGTTGATATTGGCGGAGGAACGACGGAGGTTGCCATCATTTCGCTTGGCGGTATTGTGACAAGCCAGTCAATTCGTAAGGCTGGTGATAATATGGATGAAGCAATTACCTACTATATTCGTAAACATTATAACTTAATGATTGGGGAAAGGTCAGCAGAGTCTATTAAAATGGATCTTGGAGCCGCCGGCGAGGTTAAAGAGGATATTGAGATGGATATTAGAGGCCGCGATCTGCTTACGGGCCTTCCGAAAACCATCACTATTACCGCAAAGGAAATCGCAGTGTCATTACGGGATACGGTGGATTCCATTGTAAATGCAGTCAAGTCCACCCTCGAGAAGACACCACCTGAACTTTCAGCAGATGTCGTCGAACGGGGTATTGTATTATCAGGCGGTGGTGCTTTATTGCGGAATTTGGACAAAGTCATCAGTGAAGAGACAGAAATGCCGGTGTTTGTTACTGATAATCCGCTGGACAGTGTAGCTATTGGAACCGGCAAATCTTTGGAATACATTCAGCACTTCCGCTCCCATCCGAATGTATCATCCCGTTCAACTGAGTAG
- a CDS encoding phosphotransferase codes for MENIEKAAGAFNLFPVKMEQITDRVYQIDTGQHQYAIKRSSLGKKAKALPVFEEVYRRAAKHTITSILPVYLTRHAGLYTEQNGQIYYVTPWISDDVNNNEQVIQSIYKSIADTHAKTKKVSHMDTSPVIEKFANYQKRCAAKQNKLLESVELFEQRRYMSPLELQVCTHFHILNDAFAELDRKIGDFNFELGATNKWNVCLCHGNLKSSHILHGDEPYLINWEKASINNAITDLVVFFKHQLCHWYQTSDKLMEHFSVYASRNSLNQAEINLLSLQMLDPQRYITTLDAYLRGSDDTMTSRTIQLESALRQIKFGLYCSKYLEEQYSDLSQADD; via the coding sequence TTAACCTCTTTCCGGTCAAAATGGAGCAAATAACGGATCGGGTATATCAGATTGATACCGGTCAGCACCAATATGCCATAAAAAGGAGCAGTCTCGGCAAAAAGGCAAAGGCATTACCGGTATTTGAAGAGGTTTATCGACGAGCCGCCAAACATACCATTACATCAATCCTGCCGGTATATTTAACAAGGCATGCCGGATTATACACGGAACAAAACGGTCAGATTTATTATGTGACGCCTTGGATTTCAGATGACGTAAACAATAATGAGCAGGTCATACAATCCATTTATAAATCCATTGCGGATACACATGCCAAAACAAAAAAAGTCTCCCATATGGATACATCACCTGTTATAGAAAAATTTGCGAATTACCAAAAAAGGTGTGCAGCCAAGCAGAATAAATTGCTGGAATCTGTTGAGTTGTTTGAGCAAAGGCGGTATATGTCACCGCTGGAGCTGCAGGTTTGTACACACTTTCACATATTAAATGATGCATTTGCGGAACTTGATCGAAAAATCGGGGACTTCAATTTCGAACTTGGGGCTACAAACAAATGGAATGTCTGTTTGTGCCACGGAAATTTGAAGTCGTCCCATATTTTGCATGGGGATGAACCGTATTTAATAAATTGGGAAAAGGCATCAATTAATAATGCAATAACGGATCTGGTGGTTTTTTTCAAACACCAGCTGTGTCATTGGTATCAAACATCCGACAAATTGATGGAACATTTTTCAGTCTATGCTTCAAGAAATTCATTGAATCAGGCGGAAATTAATCTGCTTTCTTTACAAATGCTTGATCCACAAAGATACATAACGACTTTGGACGCTTATTTGAGGGGATCTGATGATACTATGACTTCCCGGACGATTCAGTTGGAGTCCGCTCTACGTCAGATTAAATTCGGACTGTATTGTTCCAAATATCTGGAGGAACAATATTCCGACCTTTCACAGGCTGATGACTAA
- a CDS encoding ATP-grasp domain-containing protein — MNPKGWIIYNGHLPGNKFLDFAEWIQAATERQNVQTKIVKNNELLSYLTETSLDLLRNNGMGLPDFAVFTDKDIYLARQLEFLGVQVFNSARTIEISDDKIASYQALAFHGLPIPRTVAAPKMFASSPSFNPDDYQAAIDKFGFPMIIKEAFGSFGEQVYLVQNKDEMYIKLKELQGKPFVLQEFVSTSYGRDIRLHVTGEKVVASMMRHAPNDFRANVTAGGAMQPYGPSEYEMNLAIAATKAIGAEFAGVDLLLGPNEKRLVCEINSNAHIRNIYNCTGINVAESIIGHIMKIMQNGGYHE, encoded by the coding sequence ATGAACCCAAAAGGATGGATTATATATAACGGACACTTACCGGGTAATAAATTTTTGGATTTTGCCGAATGGATACAAGCGGCAACTGAGCGTCAAAACGTTCAAACAAAAATCGTCAAAAATAATGAACTGCTGTCATATTTAACGGAGACTTCACTGGACCTGCTTCGAAATAACGGTATGGGCTTACCCGATTTCGCTGTTTTCACAGATAAAGACATCTATTTGGCACGTCAGCTTGAATTTCTGGGAGTCCAGGTATTCAACAGTGCTCGGACAATTGAAATTAGTGATGATAAAATCGCATCTTATCAGGCTTTGGCTTTTCACGGTCTGCCTATACCAAGAACAGTTGCCGCACCAAAAATGTTTGCTTCATCTCCATCATTCAATCCGGATGATTATCAAGCGGCCATTGATAAATTCGGCTTTCCAATGATTATTAAAGAAGCATTTGGATCATTTGGAGAACAGGTCTATCTTGTTCAAAATAAAGACGAAATGTATATCAAACTAAAGGAGTTGCAAGGAAAACCTTTTGTATTGCAAGAATTTGTCTCAACCAGCTATGGCAGGGATATTCGTCTCCATGTTACTGGTGAAAAAGTAGTTGCATCCATGATGCGACATGCGCCAAATGATTTTCGGGCAAATGTGACAGCTGGGGGTGCCATGCAGCCGTATGGGCCATCAGAATATGAAATGAACTTGGCGATTGCCGCAACAAAGGCTATCGGTGCTGAATTTGCAGGGGTTGATTTATTGTTGGGACCAAATGAAAAACGGCTCGTATGTGAAATTAATTCAAATGCCCATATACGAAATATTTATAATTGTACCGGTATAAATGTTGCTGAATCGATCATTGGCCATATTATGAAAATCATGCAAAACGGAGGATACCATGAATAA
- a CDS encoding ATP-grasp domain-containing protein, whose product MNKHGWLIYQKQDAEQNNSFIKWFIDEAEKQNLKLSLILREEMTAGIIDNKRTVLINHKQVSLPDFAIVRTIDQMLSHFLEALEIRVFNRAAISEMCNNKARTHFHLNELSIPMVDTIFLGNEIKRIDPPIPYPVVLKEAAGRGGQQVYMIHNRQEWESRLMTAASGDLVIQSIDSIQLGKDVRVFIVGKEIVGAVLRNSTTDFRSNYKLGGTASWYPLNHTERKMIQSIINHFDFGMVGIDFLLDNDGRLLLNEIEDVVGSRTLSAVSNINILEKYVSHIKSGNPS is encoded by the coding sequence ATGAATAAACACGGGTGGCTGATTTATCAAAAACAGGATGCGGAACAGAATAATTCGTTCATAAAATGGTTTATCGATGAAGCTGAAAAACAAAACCTGAAATTATCCTTGATCTTGCGCGAGGAAATGACTGCAGGCATTATCGATAACAAACGAACCGTATTGATTAATCATAAACAGGTATCTTTACCAGATTTCGCAATCGTTCGCACAATTGACCAAATGCTGAGCCATTTCCTCGAAGCTTTAGAAATACGTGTTTTTAATAGGGCAGCAATCTCTGAAATGTGCAATAACAAAGCACGCACTCATTTTCATTTGAACGAACTGTCCATACCAATGGTTGATACCATCTTTCTCGGGAATGAAATAAAGCGGATTGATCCCCCCATACCATATCCTGTTGTTTTAAAAGAGGCGGCTGGACGCGGCGGACAACAGGTATATATGATCCATAACCGGCAGGAATGGGAGTCCCGCCTTATGACTGCTGCTTCCGGCGATCTGGTTATCCAGTCAATCGATTCTATACAACTTGGAAAGGATGTCCGGGTGTTTATTGTCGGGAAAGAAATTGTTGGAGCAGTATTACGGAATAGCACAACAGATTTTCGCTCCAACTATAAATTGGGCGGTACTGCATCATGGTACCCGTTAAATCACACCGAACGAAAAATGATTCAATCCATCATCAACCATTTTGATTTTGGCATGGTCGGAATCGATTTTCTGCTCGACAATGATGGAAGATTACTTTTAAATGAAATAGAAGATGTCGTCGGTTCACGTACCCTCAGCGCAGTCAGTAATATTAACATTCTGGAAAAGTATGTGTCACATATCAAAAGCGGAAATCCATCTTAA
- a CDS encoding valine--tRNA ligase: MKDEANTSMSSKYNPQEIEKGRYKFWVDGKFFEATGDPEKEPFSIVIPPPNVTGKLHLGHAWDTTMQDTISRMKRMQGYDVLWLPGMDHAGIATQAKVEAKLKEQGTSRYDLGRDKFLETAWDWKGEYAAFIRSQWEKLGLGLDYSRERFTLDEGLSKAVREVFVTLYEKGLIYRGEYIINWDPDTKTALSDIEVIYEEVHGKFYHMRYPIKDSDETIEIATTRPETMLGDTAVAVHPEDERYKHLIGKTVVLPIVGREMEIVADDYVDMEMGSGAVKITPAHDPNDFAIGNRHNLERILVMNEDGSMNENAGKYQGLDRFECRKQIVKDLQEQGVLFDIEDHTHQVGHSERSGAVVEPYLSTQWFVNMQPLADAVIDMQKGDGKVNFVPERFERTYLHWMENIRDWCISRQLWWGHRIPAWYHKETNEIYVGKEAPADLENWEQDEDVLDTWFSSALWPFSTMGWPEDTDDFKRYFPTDVLVTGYDIIFFWVARMIFQSKQFTDERPFKDVLIHGLIRDAEGRKMSKSLGNGVDPMDVIEKYGADSLRYFLLTGSTPGQDLRFHWEKIESTWNFANKVWNASRFSLMNMEGFTYRDIDLSGDMSLADKWILTRLNETIEQVTKNTNKYEFGEAGRYLYNFIWDELCDWYIEMAKLPLYGDDEKQKRTTQSVLAYVLDNTMRMLHPYMPFITEEIWQQLPHQGESITVAAWPQVKTEFHDEAASNEMKRLVSIIKAVRNIRAEVDTPMSKQIKLMIQTENEEITAELETNRHYLERFCNPDVLTISTSVDAPDKAMSAVVTGAELFLPLEGLIDFDKEINRLEKKLEKWNKEVDRVQKKLANAGFVNKAPEAVVEEERKKEQDYKEKQSKVKARLEELKS, from the coding sequence ATGAAGGATGAAGCAAATACATCGATGTCATCCAAGTATAACCCGCAGGAAATTGAAAAAGGCCGTTATAAGTTTTGGGTTGATGGTAAATTTTTTGAAGCAACAGGAGATCCGGAAAAGGAACCATTTTCAATTGTAATTCCGCCGCCGAATGTTACAGGAAAGCTGCATTTGGGCCACGCCTGGGATACGACGATGCAAGATACGATTTCCAGAATGAAACGCATGCAGGGCTATGATGTGTTGTGGCTGCCCGGAATGGATCATGCGGGGATTGCCACTCAGGCAAAAGTTGAAGCAAAATTAAAGGAACAGGGCACTTCACGTTATGATCTCGGCCGCGACAAATTTCTGGAAACGGCATGGGACTGGAAAGGGGAATATGCCGCGTTTATCCGCTCACAGTGGGAGAAGCTCGGCTTGGGCCTGGACTATTCCCGGGAACGTTTCACGCTTGATGAAGGATTGTCAAAAGCAGTTCGTGAGGTTTTTGTCACGCTTTATGAAAAAGGGTTAATTTATCGTGGAGAATATATCATTAACTGGGATCCGGATACGAAAACAGCCCTATCCGATATTGAAGTTATCTATGAAGAAGTCCATGGCAAATTCTATCACATGCGGTACCCGATTAAAGACAGTGATGAAACGATTGAAATCGCCACAACCCGTCCGGAAACGATGCTCGGTGACACGGCTGTTGCTGTACACCCGGAAGATGAGCGTTATAAGCACCTGATCGGAAAAACGGTTGTATTGCCTATTGTTGGTCGTGAAATGGAAATTGTTGCAGATGATTATGTCGATATGGAAATGGGTTCCGGAGCTGTTAAAATTACACCGGCACATGATCCAAATGACTTTGCAATCGGCAATCGTCATAATCTTGAACGAATTTTAGTGATGAATGAAGATGGATCAATGAACGAGAATGCCGGGAAATATCAGGGGCTGGATCGTTTTGAGTGCCGTAAGCAAATTGTGAAGGATCTTCAGGAACAGGGTGTACTATTTGACATTGAGGATCATACACATCAAGTTGGCCATTCGGAACGCAGCGGGGCTGTTGTTGAACCGTATTTGTCCACTCAATGGTTTGTCAATATGCAGCCGCTTGCTGATGCGGTTATTGACATGCAAAAGGGAGATGGAAAGGTTAATTTTGTGCCGGAACGATTTGAACGGACCTATCTTCATTGGATGGAAAATATTCGTGATTGGTGTATATCCCGGCAATTGTGGTGGGGGCACCGTATTCCGGCCTGGTATCATAAAGAAACAAATGAGATTTATGTCGGTAAGGAAGCGCCAGCGGATTTGGAAAATTGGGAACAGGATGAAGATGTACTGGATACGTGGTTTTCATCCGCACTTTGGCCATTTTCAACGATGGGGTGGCCGGAAGATACCGATGATTTCAAACGTTATTTTCCAACGGATGTTCTTGTAACAGGATATGACATTATTTTCTTCTGGGTGGCACGGATGATTTTTCAGTCGAAACAATTTACGGATGAACGGCCTTTTAAGGATGTGCTGATTCATGGCCTGATTCGCGACGCGGAAGGCAGAAAAATGAGTAAATCACTCGGCAATGGTGTTGATCCAATGGATGTTATTGAAAAATATGGTGCAGATTCATTGCGTTACTTTTTACTTACCGGATCAACCCCTGGTCAGGATTTGCGATTCCACTGGGAAAAAATTGAATCAACTTGGAACTTTGCCAACAAAGTGTGGAATGCCTCACGTTTTTCACTGATGAATATGGAAGGTTTCACTTACCGGGATATTGATTTAAGCGGTGACATGTCATTGGCTGATAAATGGATTTTGACCCGGCTGAATGAAACCATTGAACAGGTTACGAAGAATACGAATAAATATGAATTCGGTGAAGCCGGTCGTTATCTGTATAATTTTATCTGGGATGAATTGTGTGATTGGTATATCGAAATGGCCAAGTTGCCGTTATATGGAGATGATGAGAAACAGAAACGAACAACACAGTCTGTTCTTGCCTATGTTCTTGATAACACGATGCGCATGCTTCATCCATATATGCCATTTATAACGGAGGAAATTTGGCAGCAGCTGCCACACCAAGGTGAATCCATTACGGTTGCAGCTTGGCCACAGGTGAAAACGGAATTCCATGATGAAGCAGCTTCCAATGAAATGAAACGACTTGTTTCCATCATCAAGGCAGTACGGAATATTCGTGCAGAGGTAGATACACCAATGTCGAAACAAATTAAACTGATGATCCAGACCGAAAATGAAGAAATCACGGCTGAATTGGAAACTAACAGACATTATTTGGAAAGATTCTGTAATCCGGATGTGTTAACCATTAGCACTTCTGTGGATGCTCCTGACAAAGCAATGTCAGCAGTTGTAACAGGTGCTGAATTATTCCTGCCGCTCGAAGGTCTGATTGATTTTGATAAAGAAATCAACCGCCTCGAAAAAAAGCTTGAAAAGTGGAATAAAGAGGTTGATCGTGTTCAGAAGAAACTTGCGAATGCAGGATTTGTGAATAAGGCACCGGAAGCAGTTGTAGAAGAAGAACGAAAAAAAGAGCAGGACTATAAAGAAAAGCAGTCAAAAGTAAAAGCAAGGCTGGAAGAACTAAAGTCATAA
- the mreC gene encoding rod shape-determining protein MreC: MPFFQKKRLFILLIGIIVLVALIGYSLQDRKNLTTPEQFVKDTVGWAQTVIHTPVTFVTNVFTNIDDLKDTFTENQILREKLAQYKTLIYEVQELKEENEELRKMLDKTETGSIREFNPIQATVLSRSPERWIEHVTINKGKQDGVRENMAVITAEGMIGKIQSASQFTSTVQLLTGFDQFNRISATISRKKGNDIFGLIEGYDKESGNLLFKIIEESDKNLKEGELVVSSGMGGVFPAGLLIGTVKEVKPDKYGLTRTALVEPAADMYEINNVIVVDRVLKEQESSKKDKEEEK; this comes from the coding sequence ATGCCATTTTTCCAAAAAAAACGACTATTTATCCTGCTGATCGGGATTATTGTACTTGTTGCATTAATCGGATATTCCTTACAAGACAGGAAGAATCTGACAACTCCGGAACAGTTTGTAAAAGATACTGTTGGATGGGCACAAACTGTAATACATACTCCGGTGACTTTTGTAACGAATGTTTTTACCAATATTGATGATCTGAAAGATACATTTACAGAAAATCAGATATTGCGTGAAAAACTGGCACAATATAAAACGCTGATCTATGAAGTGCAGGAACTAAAAGAAGAAAATGAAGAACTGCGTAAAATGCTTGATAAAACAGAAACGGGATCAATCCGTGAGTTTAATCCGATTCAGGCAACTGTTCTATCCCGTTCACCTGAACGCTGGATTGAGCATGTTACCATTAACAAGGGAAAACAGGATGGTGTAAGGGAAAACATGGCTGTAATTACGGCTGAAGGAATGATTGGAAAAATCCAATCCGCATCGCAATTTACATCTACTGTACAGCTTTTGACCGGATTTGATCAATTTAACCGGATATCAGCGACGATATCACGGAAAAAAGGTAACGATATTTTTGGACTTATCGAGGGATATGATAAAGAGTCCGGTAATTTATTGTTTAAAATAATCGAGGAGTCCGATAAGAATTTAAAAGAAGGGGAACTTGTTGTTTCCTCTGGAATGGGCGGTGTATTCCCCGCCGGTCTCCTGATTGGAACGGTTAAAGAAGTGAAACCGGATAAATACGGATTAACACGAACTGCATTGGTGGAACCTGCAGCAGATATGTACGAAATCAATAATGTTATTGTGGTTGACCGTGTTCTAAAAGAACAGGAATCCTCCAAAAAAGATAAGGAGGAAGAAAAATAA
- a CDS encoding bifunctional folylpolyglutamate synthase/dihydrofolate synthase — protein sequence MFSNFAQVEDFFNSRKLYGMKPGLDRIHKLLQMLGNPQDKINAVHVAGTNGKGSTVYYLRNALIANGYSVGVFTSPSLEGITGHILKNDKMLQQSEWIAILNRMLPCISELDHDANHPTEFEIITAAAFLYFADNVEIALIEAGMGGREDTTNCFSPLLSVITNVEKDHIAFLGNTKTSIAYHKAGIIKKDKPVIVGEMETGALNVIREEAAERDAPVYHLSHEFQYSLPIQSEISQSFEWTLGDRGLLLRVTLNMHGIHQVKNASLAIMVLRLLRKRGYVLDWNRCLDALYQTVIPGRFERIGPSLILDGAHNPAGVNAFIKTLGNDQTETKHLIFAAFRDKDLEKMLRLLCDRFSTVTLTSFDHPRAASCDELMAAAPDSNKNIKVIRDWKEAIQLIPENSSSSLCWYVTGSLNFIDEVRKYIHFRREQEEQRNG from the coding sequence ATGTTTAGCAACTTTGCACAAGTAGAGGACTTTTTTAATTCAAGAAAATTGTACGGAATGAAACCTGGTCTCGATCGGATACACAAATTGCTTCAAATGCTTGGAAATCCGCAAGATAAAATTAATGCCGTCCATGTGGCAGGAACAAATGGTAAAGGATCTACAGTTTACTATCTTAGAAATGCTTTAATTGCAAATGGATATTCTGTAGGAGTGTTTACGTCTCCAAGTCTGGAAGGGATAACAGGACATATTTTGAAAAATGATAAGATGCTTCAGCAATCTGAGTGGATTGCCATTTTGAACAGAATGCTGCCGTGTATCAGCGAACTAGATCATGATGCGAATCACCCGACAGAGTTCGAGATTATAACCGCTGCAGCATTCCTGTATTTTGCTGACAATGTAGAAATAGCACTGATTGAGGCGGGTATGGGAGGAAGAGAAGATACAACAAATTGCTTTTCACCATTATTGTCTGTCATCACGAATGTGGAAAAGGACCATATTGCTTTTTTAGGTAACACAAAAACCTCTATTGCGTATCACAAGGCAGGTATTATTAAGAAGGATAAACCGGTTATAGTGGGAGAAATGGAAACCGGAGCACTAAATGTGATCCGTGAAGAAGCGGCAGAGAGAGATGCACCAGTTTACCACTTATCGCACGAGTTTCAATATAGCTTGCCAATACAGTCTGAAATCAGCCAGTCGTTTGAATGGACGTTGGGCGATAGGGGTCTGCTGCTAAGGGTTACTCTGAATATGCATGGTATCCACCAGGTTAAAAACGCTTCCCTTGCCATCATGGTATTGAGGCTTCTTCGGAAACGCGGCTATGTACTTGATTGGAACAGATGTCTTGATGCCCTGTATCAAACCGTTATCCCGGGAAGGTTTGAACGCATCGGCCCTTCACTTATTCTAGACGGTGCCCATAATCCGGCTGGCGTAAATGCCTTTATCAAAACACTTGGGAATGATCAAACCGAGACGAAACATTTGATTTTTGCTGCATTTCGGGATAAAGATCTTGAGAAAATGCTACGGCTTCTCTGTGACCGTTTTTCCACTGTTACATTAACGAGCTTTGATCATCCAAGGGCAGCATCCTGTGATGAATTGATGGCAGCTGCCCCCGATTCAAATAAAAATATAAAAGTGATAAGGGATTGGAAAGAAGCAATTCAATTAATCCCGGAAAACAGCTCATCCTCTTTATGCTGGTATGTTACAGGTTCATTGAATTTTATTGATGAAGTTCGAAAATACATCCATTTTCGGAGAGAACAGGAAGAACAGCGAAATGGATGA
- the radC gene encoding RadC family protein, which yields MASSTIMIKDVPKEDRPRERMLKLGAGHLSNQELLAILLGSGTREESVMTLSNRLLMHFEGLNLLKDATIEELTSIKGIGTAKGVLLLSSLELGRRMSQYKPSERYVIRSPEDGADYVMEEMRHLNQEHFVVLFLNTKNQIIHRQTIFIGSLNASIVHPREVYREAVKRSAASIICAHNHPSGDPSPSQEDIHVTRRLVESGKMIGIELLDHLVIGDRKFVSLKEKGYL from the coding sequence ATGGCTTCATCAACCATTATGATTAAGGATGTACCAAAGGAGGACCGTCCCCGGGAACGAATGCTCAAGCTGGGAGCAGGTCACCTGTCCAACCAGGAACTGCTTGCCATCCTGCTTGGCAGTGGAACAAGAGAAGAATCAGTGATGACACTGTCCAATCGGCTGCTGATGCATTTTGAAGGATTGAATTTATTAAAGGATGCTACGATTGAGGAATTGACTTCCATAAAAGGGATAGGAACGGCCAAGGGAGTTCTGCTTTTGTCTTCGTTGGAACTGGGACGGAGAATGAGCCAGTATAAACCGAGTGAAAGGTATGTTATTCGTTCGCCTGAAGATGGTGCGGATTATGTAATGGAGGAAATGCGGCACCTGAACCAGGAGCATTTTGTTGTATTGTTTCTAAATACTAAAAATCAAATTATCCACCGGCAGACAATATTCATCGGAAGTTTGAATGCTTCCATTGTCCATCCTCGCGAGGTCTACAGAGAGGCAGTAAAGCGATCCGCAGCTTCCATTATTTGCGCACACAATCACCCCTCAGGCGATCCAAGCCCTTCACAGGAAGATATTCATGTTACCCGGCGTTTGGTTGAATCCGGAAAAATGATTGGAATCGAATTATTGGACCATTTAGTAATAGGTGACCGTAAATTTGTATCACTAAAAGAAAAAGGATACTTATAA